A genomic segment from Lignipirellula cremea encodes:
- a CDS encoding class I SAM-dependent methyltransferase, translated as MSVSPAPETSVEESFADRLLGLLNGSALTMMISIGHRTGLFDVMAQLPPSTLEEIAAAAELQPRYVREWLHAMTTGRIVEYAPAEKTFRLPAEHAALLTRAASPNNLATVTQFAAVLGSVEDAVVEKFRHGGGVHYCQYSRFHEVMAEESGQTVVAGLMEHILPLAPGLLERLELGIDVLDVGCGSGRAMIHLAARFPRSRFTGLDFSDEAIATARNLVDQLGLANITFLIGDAASPLPPASFDLITAFDAIHDQIEPAAVLRQINNGLRDDGLFLMQDIAGSSHVENNLAHPLAPFMYTISCMHCMTVSLANDGAGLGAMWGKELALEMLQEAGFPQVEVRELEHDFMNYYYLAQKAGSF; from the coding sequence ATGTCTGTCAGTCCTGCCCCCGAAACGTCCGTGGAAGAGTCTTTCGCTGATCGCCTGTTAGGTCTTTTGAATGGCAGCGCCCTGACCATGATGATCTCGATCGGCCATCGCACGGGCCTGTTCGATGTGATGGCCCAGCTGCCGCCTTCGACCCTGGAAGAGATCGCCGCGGCGGCCGAACTTCAGCCGCGTTACGTTCGCGAGTGGCTGCACGCCATGACGACCGGCCGCATTGTTGAATACGCGCCGGCGGAGAAAACCTTCCGTCTGCCCGCTGAGCATGCGGCCCTGCTGACCCGGGCGGCCTCCCCGAACAATCTGGCGACGGTCACGCAGTTCGCCGCGGTGCTGGGAAGTGTGGAAGACGCCGTGGTGGAGAAGTTCCGCCATGGCGGCGGCGTGCATTACTGCCAGTATTCCCGCTTCCACGAAGTGATGGCCGAAGAGAGCGGGCAGACCGTGGTCGCCGGCCTGATGGAGCATATCCTGCCGCTGGCGCCGGGACTCCTCGAACGTCTGGAGCTGGGAATCGACGTGCTCGATGTCGGCTGCGGCAGCGGCCGCGCCATGATCCATCTGGCGGCAAGATTCCCGCGCAGTCGTTTTACGGGCCTCGACTTTTCCGACGAAGCCATCGCGACCGCACGCAACCTGGTCGATCAGCTGGGCCTGGCCAACATCACCTTTTTGATCGGCGATGCGGCCAGCCCGTTGCCGCCGGCCAGCTTTGACCTGATCACGGCGTTCGACGCCATCCACGACCAGATCGAACCGGCCGCCGTGCTGCGGCAGATCAACAACGGGCTGCGCGACGACGGCCTGTTCCTGATGCAGGATATCGCCGGCTCCAGTCATGTTGAGAACAACCTCGCCCACCCGCTGGCCCCGTTCATGTACACCATCAGTTGCATGCACTGCATGACCGTTTCCCTGGCGAACGACGGCGCCGGCCTGGGAGCCATGTGGGGGAAAGAACTGGCGCTCGAGATGCTCCAGGAAGCGGGCTTTCCGCAGGTCGAAGTGCGTGAGCTGGAGCATGACTTCATGAACTATTATTACCTGGCGCAAAAAGCGGGTAGCTTTTAG
- a CDS encoding cytidylyltransferase domain-containing protein — translation MSVVAIISSKMSSTELLGKSLINLSGEPLLARVLERVQRARSVDQVVVAASTSPADDAIVAYCQSRQWNVFRGAEHDLLERFYRAAHKYRAEVIVRVAPDCPFVDPALVDEAANWVGDGHYDFASNAAMPRTFPQGLEVEAFSFKSFARLRHESELPAWREHVTTGYYRQAEKYRLRRIVHEENLSHMRWTVESLEDLEFAQTVYDYFGHDGFSWTAMLQAIAKRPHWSHINRPARQHAG, via the coding sequence ATGAGCGTGGTCGCCATTATTTCGTCAAAAATGAGCAGCACGGAGCTGCTGGGGAAAAGTCTCATCAACCTGAGTGGGGAACCCCTCCTGGCCCGGGTTCTGGAACGTGTGCAGCGAGCCCGTTCCGTTGATCAGGTCGTTGTCGCGGCATCAACCTCGCCGGCTGACGACGCGATCGTCGCCTACTGCCAGAGCCGCCAGTGGAACGTTTTTCGCGGGGCGGAGCACGACCTGCTGGAGCGTTTCTACCGTGCGGCCCATAAGTATCGAGCCGAGGTCATTGTGCGGGTTGCTCCCGACTGTCCCTTTGTGGATCCGGCCCTGGTCGACGAGGCCGCCAACTGGGTCGGCGATGGCCATTACGACTTCGCCTCCAACGCCGCCATGCCGCGGACTTTTCCCCAGGGGCTAGAGGTCGAAGCGTTCAGCTTCAAGTCGTTCGCCCGCCTGCGGCACGAAAGCGAACTGCCTGCCTGGCGCGAGCATGTTACGACCGGCTACTACCGCCAGGCGGAAAAATATCGCTTGCGGCGGATCGTCCACGAAGAGAACCTGTCGCACATGCGCTGGACCGTGGAGTCCCTGGAAGACCTGGAGTTTGCCCAGACCGTTTACGATTACTTTGGTCACGACGGTTTCTCCTGGACCGCCATGCTGCAGGCCATCGCCAAACGCCCCCACTGGTCACACATTAACCGCCCCGCAAGGCAGCACGCCGGCTAA